From the Daucus carota subsp. sativus chromosome 8, DH1 v3.0, whole genome shotgun sequence genome, one window contains:
- the LOC108198025 gene encoding uncharacterized protein LOC108198025: MDQQPNETPPEQNQETPEGPPPRFENFNPQMMQMFFNFLQQQARNNPNNPNQGSTSQPPKPTVTFKAFQAVRPPEFKGTTDPIVARTWLKEIEKAFEIVGMEDEKKTLFATYMLKREANFWWEARRGLEGTGIVTWDRFTKLFLEKYYPKYLKNQMELQFLELKQGNLSVAEYETKFSELSRFVPHHVDTDEKRALRFQQGLKPWIQNRVAVFELTNYATLVQKAAIVEKGSELYNRERNDNKRKIPQFERSQGKKLWNQKVKKPFLNKEFRKEGNLRAGNRDGSEGSQRTKPPQSAHFLQEKPPQPECKTCGKRHPAPCYQESITCYLCGQKGHIASRCKEKVITCYKCGKKGHMAKDCHSAQKESNVPRLPAPPGGSKPTARTFNMTLKDAIVDNDVISGTLTVNSQDACVLIDSGATKSFISVRFMQKLGIDSIPLAEPMNIEIANQDTIPVDRVCPSCEVMIQKQLFDVDLIPFKLGEFDVILGMDWLTRYDAQINCRLKRVSLKGDSGERIMLRGQKQARKFLTMVQAKKLLHQGSQAYLAYVIDTKKQTPKIEEIPIVNEYKDVFPDELPGLPPDREIEFTIDLVPGTAPISKAPYRMAPAEMKELATQLQELLEKGVIRPSVSPWGAPVLFVKKKDGSMRLCIDYRELNKVTTKNKYPLPRIDDLFDQLKGAAYFSKIDLRSGYHQLKIKPEDVSKRAFRRRYGHYEFLVMPFGLTNAPAAFMDLMNRVFKKCLDKFVIVFIDDILIYSKTREEHAEHLRTTLEVLRKERLYAKFSKCYYRRFVQDFAKIATPLTRLTRKEENYEWTSKCEESFQELKKRLTTTPILTLSDDSCSFVIYSDASHKGLGCVLMQHGKVIAYASRQLKEYELRYPTHDLELAAIVFALKIWRHYLYGEKCEIYTDHKSLKYLFTQKKLNMRQRRWLELIKDYDCSINYHPGKANVVADALSRKERLNLLTKPVELRKDIEKLELEIKDLSLEGERVYVMLVQPELLEKIKRCQEKVMEEQRNGLSGEEYLCPKDEKGIKRFDNRIWIPKVDELKGEILSEAHDSRYSIHPGSTKMYQDLKKHYWWPNMK; the protein is encoded by the exons ATGGATCAACAGCCAAATGAAACCCCACCAGAACAAAACCAAGAAACACCAGAAGGTCCACCTCCcagatttgaaaattttaatcccCAAATGATGCAAATGTTCTTTAACTTTCTACAGCAACAAGCCCGAAACAATCCCAACAACCCCAACCAAGGATCAACTAGCCAACCACCTAAACCAACAGTAACTTTCAAAGCTTTTCAAGCAGTACGCCCTCCTGAGTTCAAAGGAACCACTGATCCTATTGTAGCAAGAACCTGGTTAAAAGAAATTGAGAAAGCTTTCGAAATAGTGGGTATGGAAGATGAAAAGAAAACGTTGTTTGCGACTTATATGCTCAAAAGGGAAGCTAATTTTTGGTGGGAAGCAAGAAGGGGGCTAGAGGGTACTGGTATTGTAACCTGGGATAGGTTTACTAAACTATTCCTAGAAAAGTACTACCCTAAATATCTCAAAAATCAAATGGAGCTACAGTTTCTAGAGCTTAAACAGGGGAATTTATCTGTGGCTGAATACGAGACCAAATTTTCGGAACTATCAAGGTTTGTGCCACATCATGTTGATACAGATGAGAAGAGAGCTCTTCGCTTCCAACAGGGACTGAAGCCTTGGATTCAGAATAGGGTAGCTGTCTTTGAACTTACTAATTATGCGACTCTGGTACAGAAAGCTGCTATTGTGGAAAAAGGGAGCGAACTCTATAACCGGGAAAGAAATGATAACAAGCGTAAAATTCCTCAGTTTGAACGAAGCCAAGGGAAGAAGCTGTGGAATCAAAAAGTTAAGAAGCCTTTTCTTAATAAAGAATTTCGGAAGGAAGGGAATCTTCGGGCAGGTAACCGAGATGGCAGCGAAGGGAGTCAGAGGACTAAGCCACCACAGTCTGCACACTTTCTTCAGGAGAAACCGCCACAACCTGAGTGCAAAACCTGTGGGAAGAGACATCCAGCACCGTGTTATCAAGAGTCTATTACTTGCTATCTTTGTGGACAGAAAGGTCACATCGCATCTCGATGCAAGGAGAAAGTTATTACTTGCTataagtgtggaaagaagggtcATATGGCTAAAGATTGTCACTCTGCGCAAAAGGAGAGTAATGTTCCAAGGCTACCAGCACCACCAGGAGGCAGCAAACCAACTGCGCGTACTTTCAACATGACCCTGAAGGATGCTATAGTTGACAATGATGTTATCTCAGGTACGCTTACAGTAAATTCTCAAGATGCGTGTGTATTGATTGATTCGGGTGCTACCAAATCATTTATTTCTGTAAGATTCATGCAAAAGTTGGGAATTGATTCGATACCATTAGCGGAACCTATGAATATAGAGATAGCGAATCAAGATACCATTCCTGTGGATCGAGTGTGTCCTAGTTGTGAAGTAATGATTCAGAAACAACTCTTTGATGTAGATTTAATTCCTTTTAagttaggagagtttgatgtgaTTCTGGGGATGGATTGGTTAACCCGCTATGATGCTCAGATTAATTGTAGGCTAAAACGCGTGAGTCTAAAAGGTGATAGTGGGGAGAGAATAATGTTAAGAGGGCAGAAGCAGGCTAGGAAGTTTTTAACGATGGTTCAGGCCAAGAAATTGCTTCATCAAGGAAGTCAGGCCTATTTGGCTTACGTGATCGACACAAAAAAACAGACTCCTAAAATTGAAGAGATTCCAATAGTGAACGAGTATAAGGATGTTTTCCCTGACGAATTACCAGGATTACCACCGGATAGGGAAATTGAGTTTACAATAGATCTTGTACCTGGTACTGCACCTATATCAAAAGCTCCTTATAGGATGGCACCTGCcgagatgaaagaattggcaacaCAATTGCAGGAACTGTTAGAGAAGGGAGTTATTCGACCAAGCGTATCTCCATGGGGAGCCCCAGTTTTATTCGTAAAGAAAAAGGATGGAAGCATGAGGTTGTGTATTGACTATAGGGAGTTGAACAAGGTGACCACTAAGAATAAGTACCCACTACCAAGGATCGATGATTTATTTGACCAATTAAAGGGAGCAGCttatttttctaagattgatTTAAGGTCAGGATACCATCAACTTAAGATTAAGCCTGAAGATGTGTCAAAGAGGGCTTTTAGAAGAAGGTATGGACATTATGAGTTTCTGGTAATGCCTTTTGGACTAACTAATGCAcctgcagcttttatggatcttATGAATAGAGTGTTCAAGAAGTGTCTGGATAAGTTTGTGATAgtttttattgatgatattcTGATTTACTCTAAGACGCGAGAAGAGCATGCAGAGCATTTAAGAACAACTCTAGAAGTCTTGAGAAAAGAAAGGTTGTATGCGAAATTTTcgaaat GTTATTATCGAAGATTCGTACAAGATTTCGCAAAGATTGCAACTCCCTTAACACGATTAACCAGGAAGGAGGAAAATTATGAATGGACATCAAAGTGCGAAGAAAGTTTTCAAGAACTTAAGAAAAGACTTACTACAACTCCTATTTTGACGTTATCTGATGATAGTTGTAGCTTCGTCATCTATAGTGACGCGTCTCACAAAGGCCTAGGGTGTGTACTAATGCAGCACGGGAAGGTAATTGCTTACGCCTCTAGACAACTAAAAGAGTATGAATTGAGGTATCCTACCCATGATCTGGAGCTAGCAGCAATTGTGTTCGCGTTGAAGATTTGGCGACATTATTTATATGGAGAGAAGTGTGAGATATATACTGATCACAAGAgcttgaaatatttatttactcAAAAGAAACTGAATATGAGGCAGAGAAGGTGGCTCGAGTTGATCAAGGATTATGACTGTTCCATCAATTATCACCCTGGCAAAGCAAATGTAGTAGCGGATGCGCTAAGTCGAAAAGAAAGACTGAATTTGTTAACCAAACCTGTAGAATTGAGAAAGGACATAGAGAAGTTAGAGTTGGAAATTAAAGATTTGAGTTTGGAAGGAGAAAGAGTCTATGTGATGTTGGTACAACCGGAACTTCTAGAAAAGATCAAGAGGTGTCAAGAGAAGGTGATGGAAGAACAAAGGAATGGGTTGTCAGGAGAAGAGTATCTCTGCCCGAAAGACGAGAAGGGGATTAAGAGATTTGATAATCGGATATGGATTCCTAAGGTTGATGAATTGAAAGGTGAAATTTTAAGTGAAGCCCATGATTCAAGGTACTCTATACATCCAGGAAGTACAAAGATGTATCAGGATCTTAAGAAACACTACTGGTGGCCAAATATGAAATGA
- the LOC108198026 gene encoding uncharacterized protein LOC108198026, producing MFRIHISIPFADALAQMPLYAKFLKQVLSNRKKLEAVETMSLNEECSAVIQRKIPPKLKDPGSFSLPCTIGQVGVKRALCDLGASVSLMPYSIYKRLGLGELKKTRISLQLADRTIKYPLGVLEDVLVNVDKFVIPCDFVILEMNEDVEIPIILGRLFLATAGASIDVKAGKLSLNVGEEKVEFDLDQVMKAPSLETESFAVEIVEELVKKVTDNIHEKEAEGDENYSLKFRDNDLKVTDLKLGPFEMVLKEPP from the coding sequence ATGTTTCGGATACACATTAGCATTCCTTTTGCTGATGCTTTGGCTCAAATGCCCCTTTATGCTAAATTCCTGAAACAGGTATTATCTAATCGCAAGAAGTTAGAGGCGGTGGAGACCATGAGTCTTAATGAAGAGTGTAGTGCGGTTATCCAACGCAAGATCCCTCCTAAACTCAAGGACCCAGGAAGCTTTTCTTTGCCATGCACTATTGGACAAGTCGGAGTAAAAAGAGCATTGTGTGATCTTGGAGCTAGTGTGAGTTTAATGCCATACTCTATCTACAAAAGACTTGGTTTGGGAGAACTAAAAAAAACAAGGATATCACTTCAACTTGCGGATCGAACTATAAAATATCCACTAGGTGTACTTGAAGATGTTTTGGTGAATGTTGATAAATTTGTTATTCCttgtgattttgttattttggaGATGAATGAGGATGTTGAGATTCCAATTATCTTGGGAAGATTATTCTTGGCCACTGCTGGAGCAAGTATTGATGTGAAAGCCGGCAAGCTTTCACTAAACGTGGGTGAAGAAAAAGTTGAGTTTGATTTAGATCAAGTTATGAAGGCACCGTCACTTGAAACTGAAAGCTTTGCTGTGGAGATTGTTGAAGAACTTGTGAAGAAAGTCACTGATAATATTCATGAAAAGGAAGCCGAAGGTGATGAAAATTATTCTCTGAAATTCCGAGACAATGATTTGAAGGTGACGGATTTGAAACTTGGACCATTTGAGATGGTTTTGAAAGAGCCACCATAA